CGGCAAACCATTGCCGATACTATAGGGATTGGAGGTATCTTTCGAAATCTCCGTACAATTCCAGTCATGCTTGATTTTGCAAAGGATATGGAAGAGGTTTGCCCAGATGCCCTATTTTTCAATTATACAAATCCTATGGCTGTTCTAACAGGGGTGATGAACCGCTTCACCCCTATCAAAACGGTTGGATTATGTCACAGTGTTCAAATTTGTACAGATCACTTATTTAAATCATTAGACATGGATCCAACGGGTATAAAAGAAAGGATTGCCGGAATTAACCATATGGCTTGGCTTCTGGAAATTTCCAAGGAAGGGCAGGATCTTTATCCGGAAATAAAACGGAGAGCAAAGGAAAAACAGAAAAGCAAGCATAATGATATGGTCCGTTTTGAGTTAATGGATAAATTCGGATACTATGTAACCGAATCGTCAGAGCATAATGCAGAATACCACCCATATTTTATTAAGCGAAATTATCCGGAGCTCATTGATAAATATAATATCCCATTGGACGAGTACCCTCGCCGGTGTGAGAACCAAATTAAGGGCTGGGAAGAAATGCGGGATAATCTCGTAAATAACAAGTCGCTTACCCATAAACGTTCACAGGAATATGGTTCTCGTATTATTGAAGCAATGGAAACAAACACTCCGTTTAAATTTGGAGGAAATGTCTTAAATACAGGTAGATTAATAAGTAACTTACCTGAAAAAGTATGCGTTGAGGTTCCTTGTGTAGCTGACCGCAGTGGAATTACCCCTACTTATGTTGGATACCTGCCAGAACAGCTTGCGGCGCTAAACCGCACCAATATTAATA
The window above is part of the Anaerobacillus sp. CMMVII genome. Proteins encoded here:
- a CDS encoding alpha-glucosidase/alpha-galactosidase, with product MSKITFMGAGSTVFAKNVLGDCMLVPALEGFVFALYDIDEQRLRDSENMLINLTESLDRKVTIKAYTSRKEALRGAKYVFNAIQVGGYKPSTVIDFEIPKKYGLRQTIADTIGIGGIFRNLRTIPVMLDFAKDMEEVCPDALFFNYTNPMAVLTGVMNRFTPIKTVGLCHSVQICTDHLFKSLDMDPTGIKERIAGINHMAWLLEISKEGQDLYPEIKRRAKEKQKSKHNDMVRFELMDKFGYYVTESSEHNAEYHPYFIKRNYPELIDKYNIPLDEYPRRCENQIKGWEEMRDNLVNNKSLTHKRSQEYGSRIIEAMETNTPFKFGGNVLNTGRLISNLPEKVCVEVPCVADRSGITPTYVGYLPEQLAALNRTNINTQLLTIEAAMTKKKEYIYQAALLDPHTAAELSIDDIVSLCDDLIEAHGNWLPTYV